The Ascidiaceihabitans donghaensis genome includes the window CCATGGACGCAGGGGCGCGTTTTGTTGCCGTCGGGGTGGACATGCTGACACTGGTCAACGCATCCAAAGATCTGGTCAAAAAGTGGAAATCTTAGGTGCCTAGCCACTTTTGATTTGCGCAGCGGCTTGGGTATATCCCCCTGAAGCACCGTCGATGAAATGCACATGTGTGTTGACCATGGGGGACGGCACAATGCACGTCATCATGGCTTCGTCTTGGGTGTGCAGACCATAATTCAGAATACCATCCGCACGGGCACCATCAAGAATGGCCTGTAAATCGGCCTGCGTGGCAGCATCACAATCAATAGTCATTTTCAGACCATCATCGAATTTTCGATAGTCCGCATTGCTGGCAACCTCGCGACGGTACTTTTTGGGATCAAAGCCACCAATGGACAGGCCTAGGTTCAACAAAAGCCACGCGATTGCTGTTTCAAACAAAACCTGTCGTTTCCGTTTGGCCAAAGGCATATCTTTTTGGCTGACTTTCGCGTCCAGCTCGTAATTCTGCGGCGGCCATTTGGTACCGGGGCCAATCTCGGGGGATGGGTGCCCTCCCCGATCAAGTTGGCCAGCCCGTGTCAGTACGGTGGTGCACACATCCGAAAATGCCTTTGGATCAATGCCTGCAGCAGGCTGAATGACGACTGATAATATAGTGCCGGATCGCGCCTTCATATGGCTCCAACGGCATGAAAGCCCCTCCAAATCCGGCAAAGTACCACTGGGTGCCGCCGGAA containing:
- a CDS encoding DUF3095 domain-containing protein, whose protein sequence is MEKEFEFYGMLPTRDTFVEFASAEVYTALPDDWMVGTSDIVGSTGEIAKGRYKTVNMVGAAVISAQVNAAKGRALPYVFGGDGAAFACPASHAETAAKALAAVQVWAQEMFGIELRVAMVSVGDIRRAGYDVAVARYQASEGVDYAMFSGGGISWAEAEMKAGAHNIPAAPSGTLPDLEGLSCRWSHMKARSGTILSVVIQPAAGIDPKAFSDVCTTVLTRAGQLDRGGHPSPEIGPGTKWPPQNYELDAKVSQKDMPLAKRKRQVLFETAIAWLLLNLGLSIGGFDPKKYRREVASNADYRKFDDGLKMTIDCDAATQADLQAILDGARADGILNYGLHTQDEAMMTCIVPSPMVNTHVHFIDGASGGYTQAAAQIKSG